From Candidatus Equadaptatus faecalis, one genomic window encodes:
- a CDS encoding amidohydrolase family protein, which translates to MGSILIKNGFVADAKNTVFSKQNVLVKDGKIEAFLREEPEADTVIDAEGKIVSPGFIDIHMHEDPLSTDGNDIDFCIFDCMLKMGVTTVIAGNCGTNLCDPVRYLDTVDAKGAPVNVAMYAGHSYLRYEAGTTDRYAAATPSQLDTLERSTARALDGGCVGVSYGIRYAPGLTQEELERTAKLCKKDDKLIAAHLRDDAAGVFAAAEEFISAGLKFGLNTEISHIGSMAGFGQMEEFLQITDRYRANGLNLHCDCYPYYAYSTQIGSATYDEGFLDRYHTGYDVVELCEGEYRGMRCTEDLFRKVRAEYPDMITVCHVMKHEDVDMAMAHTGVILGSDGLLNNGQGHPRAAGAFPHFIKEFINTGKVSLADGIAKMTSAAAEKLSLSGKGGLEKGSDADIVIFDPKTVKDNATFADPVAEPEGIDYVIIGGKIAVEKGKIINHRLGRAIRK; encoded by the coding sequence ATGGGCAGCATTTTGATTAAGAACGGCTTTGTCGCTGATGCCAAGAATACCGTTTTTTCAAAGCAGAACGTTTTGGTTAAGGACGGAAAAATTGAAGCCTTTCTTAGGGAAGAGCCGGAAGCCGATACTGTTATTGACGCTGAAGGCAAGATAGTTTCCCCCGGATTTATTGATATTCACATGCATGAGGACCCGCTGAGCACGGACGGTAACGATATTGATTTCTGCATTTTCGACTGTATGCTGAAAATGGGGGTAACAACGGTTATCGCCGGCAACTGCGGAACTAATCTGTGCGATCCCGTCAGGTATCTTGATACGGTGGACGCTAAGGGCGCACCGGTTAACGTCGCCATGTACGCCGGACACAGTTATCTCAGGTACGAAGCAGGAACGACAGACAGATACGCCGCCGCAACTCCCTCTCAGCTTGACACGCTGGAACGCAGTACGGCAAGGGCTCTTGACGGAGGCTGTGTGGGAGTTTCCTACGGAATACGCTATGCTCCGGGCTTGACTCAGGAAGAGCTTGAAAGAACGGCGAAGCTTTGCAAAAAGGACGACAAACTTATCGCCGCGCATCTTCGCGACGATGCCGCAGGAGTTTTCGCCGCCGCTGAGGAGTTTATCAGCGCCGGGCTGAAATTTGGTCTCAATACGGAAATTTCGCACATAGGAAGTATGGCAGGTTTCGGACAAATGGAAGAATTTTTACAGATTACCGACCGTTACCGCGCAAACGGACTGAACCTGCACTGCGACTGTTATCCGTATTACGCGTATTCGACGCAGATAGGTTCAGCTACCTACGATGAAGGGTTCCTTGACCGTTATCATACTGGTTATGACGTTGTGGAACTGTGCGAGGGCGAATACAGGGGCATGCGCTGCACGGAAGATCTGTTTCGCAAGGTTCGCGCAGAATATCCCGATATGATTACGGTGTGCCACGTTATGAAGCATGAGGACGTTGATATGGCGATGGCTCATACCGGCGTTATTCTTGGAAGTGACGGGCTTCTGAACAACGGACAGGGACATCCTCGCGCGGCAGGGGCTTTCCCACACTTTATTAAGGAATTTATCAACACCGGCAAGGTTTCGCTGGCGGACGGCATTGCAAAAATGACCTCCGCAGCCGCAGAGAAGCTGTCGCTTTCAGGCAAGGGCGGACTTGAAAAAGGTTCTGACGCGGACATCGTTATTTTTGATCCCAAGACGGTAAAAGACAACGCGACCTTTGCAGACCCTGTCGCGGAACCGGAAGGAATAGATTACGTAATCATCGGCGGGAAAATCGCCGTTGAAAAAGGCAAAATCATAAACCACAGGCTTGGAAGAGCCATAAGAAAGT
- a CDS encoding S41 family peptidase: MKKFKHLFIGIILGVFITGTAAYFVPQAGADNVWPFTQQQLVIMKQVKETLKEYQVDGEKKGKIDDDKMYYGAMKGIVSSLEDPYTRFVNPKDLEEELTQLKGEYGGLGMYISMKNDRVVVVSPMEGTPADRAGLKPMDEIVKVDSTSIIGKTTEDAVKLMRGDPGKPVTVQIRRKGVDKILTFKMVREMIKIKTVRSEMIGNDVAYIKINQFIEKTGKDVANALKTAKDKKAKGIIIDVRNNPGGLLHVCVDVASQFIDGGLIVSTKGRFDRANDTLYADKGRATKLPVVILINEGSASASEILAGAIKDRKRGTLIGTKSFGKGSVQTLFDLPDKSGVYITIARYATPSGFMLDKKGLQPDIKIAGDVEKDKKKDKQLQKALSVLRDKIAGRPVKVDAQTPAKKASGKTAPKAKKK; the protein is encoded by the coding sequence ATGAAAAAATTCAAACATCTGTTTATCGGAATTATACTCGGTGTTTTTATCACCGGAACTGCCGCTTATTTTGTCCCGCAGGCGGGAGCCGACAACGTATGGCCGTTTACTCAGCAGCAGCTTGTAATAATGAAGCAGGTCAAGGAAACGCTCAAGGAATATCAGGTTGACGGAGAGAAAAAGGGAAAAATAGACGACGATAAAATGTACTATGGAGCAATGAAAGGCATTGTTTCCTCGCTTGAAGACCCGTACACGAGATTTGTCAATCCGAAAGACCTTGAAGAAGAACTGACGCAGCTCAAAGGCGAATACGGCGGACTTGGTATGTACATCTCAATGAAAAACGACCGCGTAGTCGTTGTTTCGCCTATGGAAGGCACGCCTGCGGACAGAGCAGGGCTCAAACCCATGGACGAAATTGTGAAGGTTGACAGCACGAGCATTATTGGAAAAACGACGGAAGACGCTGTAAAGCTCATGCGCGGTGACCCGGGCAAACCCGTAACGGTTCAGATACGCAGAAAAGGCGTGGATAAAATCCTCACCTTCAAAATGGTGCGCGAAATGATAAAAATTAAAACCGTCCGCTCAGAAATGATAGGAAACGACGTTGCCTACATCAAAATTAACCAATTCATTGAAAAAACGGGCAAAGACGTTGCGAACGCACTTAAAACGGCAAAGGACAAAAAGGCAAAAGGAATAATCATTGACGTGCGCAACAACCCGGGCGGACTGCTTCACGTATGCGTTGACGTTGCGTCGCAGTTTATTGACGGCGGACTGATAGTTTCCACAAAGGGACGTTTTGACCGTGCCAACGACACGCTTTATGCCGACAAAGGCAGGGCGACAAAGCTTCCTGTCGTAATTCTTATAAACGAAGGCAGCGCAAGCGCGTCTGAAATACTTGCAGGCGCGATAAAAGACCGCAAACGCGGAACGCTCATCGGAACTAAAAGCTTTGGCAAGGGTTCAGTACAGACACTCTTTGACCTTCCCGACAAATCCGGTGTTTACATCACGATTGCGCGTTACGCCACGCCGTCAGGCTTTATGCTCGACAAAAAAGGACTCCAGCCTGACATAAAAATTGCCGGCGACGTTGAAAAAGACAAGAAAAAAGACAAACAGCTGCAGAAAGCGCTCTCCGTGCTGCGCGACAAAATAGCCGGAAGACCCGTAAAGGTTGACGCTCAGACGCCTGCCAAAAAGGCTTCGGGCAAAACCGCGCCCAAAGCAAAGAAAAAATAA
- a CDS encoding peptidoglycan DD-metalloendopeptidase family protein — protein sequence MFCAVFSCAAPAEESIDSQLKSQELKYDELRRKIAGTKKKIFESRKKEKKVVEQIDVINKKIDDTKQKVETVSRDIKKVEGNISVLNSQIETTKKRIAVCEKYLSKRLVSMYKYGRTSEFSVLLSSEGVQEAMDNLYLLKKIAKQDQEVIMELTEQKQQLDEKQNALGRQKGILNTKNKELKIQHAQLQTAVGEKETVLKQIQKEKEKYIAEQKEFEKAARELQGTINKLLAAKRAKNKSKNKTTVVYYKGGKIAWPVQGQITSGYGVRVHPVFKTKIKHSGIDIAASTGSPIAAASAGEVLFAGSMRGYGKVVILDHGGDLTTVYGHMSTISCSENQKVAKGAIIGKVGMTGIATGPHLHFEVRVNGNTVDPMGYLR from the coding sequence TTGTTCTGCGCGGTGTTTTCGTGTGCCGCGCCTGCCGAGGAAAGCATAGACAGCCAGCTCAAAAGTCAGGAACTGAAATATGACGAGCTGCGCAGAAAAATAGCGGGGACAAAAAAGAAAATTTTTGAAAGCAGAAAAAAAGAAAAAAAAGTAGTGGAACAGATAGACGTGATAAACAAAAAAATTGACGACACCAAACAAAAGGTGGAAACAGTTTCGCGCGACATAAAAAAAGTTGAAGGAAACATAAGTGTCCTGAACTCGCAGATTGAGACCACAAAAAAACGTATCGCCGTGTGCGAAAAATATCTGAGCAAAAGGCTTGTCTCAATGTACAAATACGGCAGAACGTCGGAATTCAGCGTACTGCTCTCCTCCGAAGGCGTACAGGAAGCGATGGACAATCTGTATCTGCTGAAAAAAATAGCGAAACAGGATCAGGAAGTAATAATGGAACTGACGGAACAGAAACAGCAGCTTGACGAAAAACAGAACGCTCTCGGAAGACAGAAGGGAATTCTTAATACAAAAAACAAAGAACTCAAAATTCAGCATGCACAGCTGCAAACGGCAGTTGGCGAAAAAGAAACGGTGTTAAAGCAGATACAGAAAGAAAAGGAAAAATATATAGCCGAACAGAAAGAATTTGAAAAGGCGGCACGCGAGCTGCAGGGGACGATTAACAAACTGCTTGCGGCAAAACGCGCGAAAAACAAAAGCAAAAATAAAACCACTGTTGTTTATTACAAGGGCGGAAAAATCGCGTGGCCCGTTCAGGGGCAGATCACAAGCGGCTACGGGGTCAGGGTGCATCCCGTGTTTAAAACCAAAATCAAACATTCGGGCATAGATATAGCGGCATCTACAGGCAGCCCGATAGCTGCTGCCTCTGCCGGTGAAGTGCTTTTCGCAGGTTCCATGCGCGGCTACGGAAAGGTTGTAATACTTGACCACGGCGGCGATTTGACGACTGTCTACGGACACATGTCAACAATTTCATGTTCGGAAAATCAAAAGGTTGCAAAAGGTGCTATAATTGGAAAAGTCGGGATGACCGGAATAGCTACCGGACCTCATCTGCACTTTGAGGTACGCGTCAACGGCAACACGGTTGACCCGATGGGGTATCTGCGCTGA
- a CDS encoding permease-like cell division protein FtsX has translation MTKSGYVFRDGWRLVSRNLWASILTVFTSVAVFFVIGAGLLLVLNMRHVVATMDDQLTIQVYLREVADAQAVLKSVAKSRGISGSKIVTKQMALDRLRSRMGAQLDTVSLLGENPLPDSVEFMINEASAVPSIVKKLEAAPGVEEVIYAGKVAEKITRLSDFVSMLSIFLLAVAVCASGIVLFNTVKLSVYAKEEEIKIMLLVGATPTYIALPYVIQGIILGTFGSVASFGLLAAAYALALEKLREMLPFFQFVGLPVLVSRLGFLLFACGMTVSLIASFLAVNKFIRKASKPL, from the coding sequence ATGACTAAGTCGGGATACGTTTTCAGGGACGGCTGGCGTCTCGTAAGCAGAAACCTTTGGGCGAGCATTCTTACGGTTTTTACTTCCGTTGCCGTATTTTTTGTAATTGGGGCAGGACTTCTGCTTGTTCTCAATATGCGTCACGTTGTTGCGACGATGGACGACCAGCTGACGATACAGGTTTATCTTCGTGAGGTGGCAGACGCACAGGCTGTACTGAAATCGGTTGCAAAAAGCCGCGGCATAAGCGGTTCAAAAATTGTAACGAAACAGATGGCTCTTGACAGACTGCGTTCAAGGATGGGAGCGCAGCTGGATACGGTGTCGCTGCTCGGCGAAAATCCGCTTCCGGACAGCGTTGAATTTATGATCAACGAAGCCTCGGCGGTGCCTTCAATAGTTAAAAAACTTGAAGCCGCGCCAGGGGTGGAAGAAGTGATATACGCCGGAAAAGTTGCGGAAAAAATAACAAGGCTGTCGGATTTTGTAAGCATGCTTTCGATTTTTCTGCTCGCGGTTGCCGTATGCGCCAGCGGAATAGTGCTTTTTAACACAGTAAAGCTCTCTGTTTATGCGAAAGAGGAAGAAATAAAAATTATGCTTCTTGTCGGGGCGACACCGACCTATATAGCCCTTCCGTACGTTATACAGGGAATTATTTTGGGTACATTCGGCTCGGTTGCATCCTTTGGACTGCTTGCCGCGGCTTACGCGCTTGCCCTTGAAAAACTCAGGGAAATGCTTCCGTTCTTCCAGTTCGTGGGACTTCCCGTTCTCGTGAGCCGTCTCGGTTTTCTTTTGTTTGCCTGCGGCATGACCGTCAGTCTGATTGCGAGCTTCCTTGCGGTCAACAAATTTATACGCAAAGCTTCCAAACCTTTGTAG
- a CDS encoding ATP-binding cassette domain-containing protein, with protein sequence MDIQFNGVTKRYMPGTSAPALENVFLKIRKGEFVYLIGETGSGKSTLLRCITREVLPTNGYLTVGGMQLKRMNSVALALYRREIGVVFQDFQLLPKLTVFENAAFVLETMGYSSQQIKPRVSDVLKQVGLWTHRSMYPDQISGGAQQRLAIARAIVNEPSLIIADEPTGNLDDHTAKQIMELIFDINSRGTTVLMATHNANLVNSYRHRVIEMQQGHVVRDEENGCYEAVSLASASAGQKTEVAAND encoded by the coding sequence ATGGATATACAGTTTAACGGTGTCACAAAAAGATACATGCCGGGCACTTCAGCTCCGGCTCTGGAGAACGTGTTTCTGAAAATCAGGAAGGGCGAGTTCGTCTATCTGATAGGTGAAACAGGTTCGGGGAAAAGTACGCTGCTTCGCTGCATAACGCGCGAGGTTCTTCCCACAAACGGATATTTGACCGTCGGAGGTATGCAACTCAAAAGAATGAACAGCGTAGCGCTTGCGCTGTACCGCAGGGAAATAGGTGTTGTCTTTCAGGATTTTCAGCTGCTTCCAAAACTGACCGTGTTTGAAAACGCCGCTTTTGTGCTTGAAACGATGGGCTATTCGTCACAGCAAATCAAGCCGAGAGTCTCGGACGTCCTTAAGCAGGTCGGATTGTGGACGCACCGCAGCATGTACCCCGACCAGATTTCGGGCGGTGCGCAGCAGCGTCTTGCAATAGCCCGTGCGATAGTCAACGAGCCGTCGCTGATTATTGCGGACGAACCGACAGGAAACCTCGATGATCACACTGCAAAACAGATTATGGAACTCATTTTTGATATAAACTCGCGCGGTACGACAGTTCTTATGGCAACGCACAACGCGAATCTCGTCAACAGCTACAGGCACCGTGTTATAGAAATGCAGCAGGGACATGTGGTAAGAGATGAAGAAAACGGCTGCTACGAAGCGGTTTCTCTTGCGTCTGCTTCAGCCGGACAGAAAACGGAGGTAGCCGCAAATGACTAA
- a CDS encoding polysaccharide pyruvyl transferase family protein: MKLEKNIDVLILGYYGFGNLGDELLAEAVVSNLVSAGVQKEKIVLLSADPQKSEARTGVKCYNRWNMGTVSALLKQSKSFLLGGGGLFQDVTSVKSCGYYWWIVRAAKMSGTKIWAVSQSVGPLKSMLGKWFTKNALKNCAYLSIRDRRSSALLDSIGVEGYKTTPDLAMGIQFAEKHCGGDTLLLNLRPGYGVAAENALRIANFAAKRNKLKIIGVAFAREDQVYLENLQADDKIKLKDIVLCETAEVFEKMAVNASQAVGMRLHFAELCALASLPAAMSAYDPKVEAFCEEWKLPVLTEKLSDEFAIVDSSKLQAAREEIVSEFRNGLAAVLQ; the protein is encoded by the coding sequence ATGAAACTTGAAAAAAATATTGACGTACTTATACTGGGTTATTACGGTTTCGGAAATCTGGGAGACGAACTGCTTGCGGAAGCAGTAGTCAGCAATCTCGTGTCTGCCGGTGTGCAGAAAGAGAAAATAGTCCTCCTGTCTGCCGACCCTCAGAAAAGCGAAGCGCGTACGGGGGTCAAATGCTATAACCGGTGGAATATGGGAACCGTATCCGCTCTGCTGAAGCAGTCAAAAAGCTTTCTGCTCGGCGGCGGCGGACTTTTCCAGGACGTTACAAGCGTTAAATCCTGCGGATATTACTGGTGGATTGTTCGTGCGGCAAAGATGTCCGGCACAAAGATATGGGCTGTGAGCCAGTCTGTCGGACCGCTTAAAAGTATGCTCGGCAAATGGTTCACCAAAAACGCGCTGAAAAACTGCGCGTATCTCAGTATCAGGGATCGGAGATCTTCCGCACTGCTTGATTCAATAGGCGTTGAAGGTTACAAAACAACGCCGGATCTCGCAATGGGTATTCAGTTTGCCGAAAAGCACTGCGGCGGAGATACGCTGCTTCTGAATCTGCGTCCGGGGTATGGCGTGGCAGCGGAGAACGCTCTACGCATCGCAAATTTTGCCGCCAAAAGAAACAAACTTAAAATCATCGGTGTCGCATTTGCGAGGGAAGATCAGGTATATCTTGAAAATTTGCAGGCTGACGATAAAATTAAACTGAAAGACATTGTTCTGTGCGAAACGGCGGAAGTTTTTGAAAAAATGGCTGTTAATGCTTCGCAGGCTGTCGGCATGAGACTTCATTTCGCTGAACTCTGCGCGCTTGCGTCGCTGCCTGCCGCAATGTCTGCCTACGACCCGAAGGTCGAGGCTTTCTGCGAAGAATGGAAACTTCCTGTGCTTACTGAAAAACTTTCCGACGAATTTGCGATTGTGGACAGCAGCAAGCTTCAGGCGGCGCGCGAAGAAATTGTTTCTGAATTTAGGAATGGACTTGCAGCAGTGCTTCAATAA
- the maf gene encoding septum formation inhibitor Maf codes for MTEILLASASPRRRALLSELGWNFRAVSSEFDEISLADETAEAMSGRFAFGKAAEVSERFPNALVIGADTIVVIDGEVLGKPTDKKEACRMLAKLQGRSHTVMTAVSLVSAGKQLSGFVEKTDVVFRKLSEEEIASYVATGESLDKAGAYAIQGHGMLLVEKIKGCYFNVVGLPVERLSIELDKLGFSLNKQWGN; via the coding sequence ATGACTGAAATTCTGCTCGCCTCGGCAAGCCCGAGAAGACGTGCGCTGCTTTCAGAGCTTGGCTGGAATTTCAGGGCTGTCAGCTCAGAGTTTGACGAAATTTCGCTGGCAGACGAAACAGCTGAAGCAATGTCCGGACGCTTTGCTTTCGGCAAGGCTGCCGAGGTTTCTGAGCGTTTCCCGAATGCGTTGGTTATAGGTGCGGATACCATTGTCGTTATTGACGGAGAGGTATTGGGCAAGCCAACAGACAAAAAAGAAGCGTGCCGCATGCTTGCGAAGCTGCAGGGCAGGAGCCACACCGTTATGACAGCCGTCTCGCTTGTTTCGGCGGGAAAACAGCTGTCAGGTTTTGTCGAGAAAACAGACGTCGTTTTCCGAAAACTTTCAGAAGAAGAAATCGCAAGCTACGTCGCAACCGGCGAAAGCTTGGACAAAGCCGGAGCGTATGCCATTCAGGGACACGGTATGCTGCTGGTGGAAAAAATAAAAGGCTGTTATTTTAACGTCGTCGGACTGCCTGTAGAGCGTTTGAGCATTGAACTTGACAAACTCGGCTTCAGCCTGAATAAGCAATGGGGGAATTAA
- a CDS encoding undecaprenyl-diphosphate phosphatase has translation MDLKIILLGFLQGLTEFLPVSSSGHLVLAQIFCGIDNASAAYDIVLHIATMLATLLFFCFDIYYLASEWLRGFISDTAKTKEGWPIGWAVIFATFVTGILGIALKPVVEIVMQNSLFVGLGLLLTGVLLITSHFIEAGSGRVRPADGLFVGAAQGIAVFPGVSRSGMTILAGCVLGLSKEDAFRLSFLVSIPAICGATLLEALDLGGFSAFCAALPHGWFLGALAAFVSGLLALFILKRLVISAKWWIFGIYCIAAGLTTVIISFVGV, from the coding sequence ATGGACTTGAAAATTATCTTGCTTGGTTTTTTGCAGGGATTAACGGAATTTCTGCCTGTAAGCAGTTCGGGACATCTTGTTCTGGCACAGATTTTTTGCGGAATTGACAATGCCTCCGCCGCTTATGACATAGTTCTGCATATAGCGACAATGCTTGCGACGCTGCTGTTTTTCTGCTTTGATATTTATTATCTTGCATCTGAATGGCTGCGCGGATTTATATCCGACACCGCCAAAACAAAAGAGGGCTGGCCCATAGGCTGGGCAGTGATTTTTGCCACGTTTGTAACCGGTATTCTCGGAATCGCGCTTAAGCCTGTTGTTGAAATCGTTATGCAAAATTCGCTTTTTGTAGGCTTGGGACTGCTTTTAACCGGAGTGCTGCTGATAACGTCGCATTTTATAGAGGCAGGGTCAGGACGGGTTCGTCCCGCGGACGGTCTTTTTGTCGGAGCGGCACAGGGTATTGCGGTATTCCCCGGTGTTTCCCGTTCGGGAATGACTATCCTTGCCGGCTGCGTGCTCGGACTTTCCAAAGAGGACGCGTTCAGACTGTCTTTTCTCGTTTCCATTCCTGCCATTTGCGGGGCTACGCTGCTTGAAGCGCTGGATTTGGGCGGATTTTCAGCGTTTTGCGCCGCGCTTCCTCACGGCTGGTTCTTAGGTGCGTTGGCAGCGTTTGTCAGCGGTCTGCTTGCGCTGTTTATATTGAAACGTCTTGTAATAAGCGCGAAATGGTGGATCTTCGGGATTTACTGCATCGCCGCCGGTCTTACAACCGTCATTATTTCCTTTGTGGGGGTGTAG
- a CDS encoding Na/Pi cotransporter family protein — MSLNMILQVCAGIGVLIYGIILMGDSLQVIAGDRMRVLIAKLTSTPLKGFLVGTVVTGILQSSGATSVMVVSFVDIGFMNLAQAISVNLGANIGTTVTAQLIAFNILNVAYFCALLGAAICIIAKNKRIKQIGACIIGFALLFIGINMMKGPLGELSKYPAIAEMFSSHKLFAFMFGLGITLLVQSSSATVGLTMAFAAQGVIDLPTSIVVCLGENIGSTTTAVIASLSSSRAAKQAAASHVFVKVIGTLVIFAMLPLYTKLIVHTSGDIARQVANAHTIFNVIVALLFLPFVPQYAKLIKKILPDDESVREAGPIYLNRALISVSPAAAVQAVRSELIRLAEYASKMLVNAETLFLSKDDKLAGKLIEKINKAENNVDHTSDEIIVYATEVGQTGLAADLSAMLNSCTGGVSDVERIGDHATNLVELYEFLKEHDLSFSEHARKECKTMFEMVISAVKYAIQALREENIELAQHVVELEDEIDDMELELRAKHIARLNAGTCKPGSGVAFIDMLSNLERVGDHAHNLAQVVLDIHHLHRHD, encoded by the coding sequence ATGTCGTTAAACATGATTTTGCAGGTTTGTGCAGGTATCGGGGTTCTGATTTACGGAATTATCCTGATGGGTGATTCACTGCAGGTTATAGCCGGAGACAGAATGCGTGTTTTGATTGCCAAACTGACAAGTACTCCTCTTAAAGGCTTTCTTGTCGGAACGGTTGTGACCGGAATTCTGCAAAGCAGCGGAGCGACAAGCGTTATGGTTGTCAGCTTTGTTGATATAGGTTTTATGAATCTTGCTCAGGCAATCAGCGTCAACCTGGGCGCGAATATAGGTACTACGGTTACTGCCCAGCTTATCGCGTTTAATATTCTCAACGTGGCGTATTTCTGTGCGCTGCTGGGCGCGGCAATTTGTATCATTGCGAAAAACAAGCGCATTAAACAGATCGGCGCCTGCATTATAGGATTTGCCCTGCTTTTCATAGGAATTAACATGATGAAAGGTCCTCTCGGAGAGCTCAGCAAATATCCTGCCATTGCTGAAATGTTCAGTTCGCATAAGCTTTTTGCGTTTATGTTCGGGCTTGGAATCACGCTTCTTGTGCAGTCCAGTTCGGCAACTGTCGGCTTGACAATGGCTTTTGCCGCGCAGGGAGTTATAGACCTTCCGACCTCAATAGTTGTATGTCTCGGCGAAAACATCGGGTCAACAACGACCGCGGTTATTGCTTCTCTCAGTTCAAGCCGCGCGGCAAAACAGGCGGCGGCGTCCCACGTGTTTGTCAAGGTTATCGGAACTTTGGTAATATTTGCGATGCTTCCGCTTTATACCAAGCTTATAGTGCATACTTCAGGCGACATAGCGCGTCAGGTGGCAAACGCCCATACAATTTTCAACGTTATAGTGGCGCTGCTTTTCCTTCCGTTTGTTCCGCAGTATGCAAAGCTTATAAAGAAAATTCTGCCGGACGATGAAAGCGTAAGGGAAGCCGGACCGATATATCTTAACAGGGCGCTGATAAGCGTTTCGCCTGCCGCCGCCGTTCAGGCTGTCAGAAGCGAGCTGATAAGACTTGCCGAATATGCTTCCAAAATGCTTGTAAATGCCGAAACGCTGTTCCTGTCCAAAGACGATAAGCTTGCGGGTAAATTGATTGAGAAGATTAACAAGGCTGAAAACAACGTTGACCATACCTCCGATGAAATTATTGTTTACGCTACCGAGGTTGGGCAGACGGGACTTGCTGCTGATCTTTCCGCCATGCTCAATTCCTGCACGGGCGGAGTGAGCGACGTGGAGCGTATAGGCGACCATGCCACGAACCTCGTTGAACTTTATGAATTCCTGAAAGAACACGATTTGTCATTCTCCGAGCATGCCCGCAAAGAATGCAAAACTATGTTTGAAATGGTAATTTCAGCTGTGAAGTATGCGATTCAGGCTCTGAGGGAAGAAAATATTGAGCTGGCACAGCACGTGGTTGAGCTTGAAGACGAAATAGACGACATGGAACTTGAACTGCGTGCCAAACATATTGCAAGACTTAACGCAGGAACCTGCAAGCCGGGCTCGGGTGTCGCATTTATAGATATGCTGAGCAATCTTGAACGTGTGGGCGACCACGCCCATAACCTTGCGCAGGTTGTTCTTGACATTCATCATCTGCACAGACACGACTGA